One Ahaetulla prasina isolate Xishuangbanna chromosome 1, ASM2864084v1, whole genome shotgun sequence DNA window includes the following coding sequences:
- the FOS gene encoding protein c-Fos has translation MMFQGFTADYDASSSRCSSASPAGDSLTYYPSPADSFSSMGSPVNPQDFCTDLAASGTNFVPTVTAISTSPDLQWMVQPTLSSSVAPSQNRTHPYGLAASQTGVYPRAGIVKTTGNRGQSIGRRGKVEQLTPEEEEKRRIRRERNKMAAAKCRNRRRELTDTLQAETDQLEEEKSALQTEIANLLKEKEKLEFVLAAHRPACKIPEELQFSEELAVSSLDLLADAPVASSPESEEAAFALPLLPEPTRAEPTKESSGLELKAEPFDDFFARSARGTPRSVPDMDLSGSSSFYAADWEPLGPAVTADLEPLCTPVVTCTPCPSTYTSSFVFTYPETDSFPSCAAAHRKGSSSNEPSSDSLSSPTLLAL, from the exons ATGATGTTCCAAGGCTTCACCGCTGACTACGACGCGTCTTCCTCCCGCTGCAGTAGTGCTTCCCCGGCGGGGGACAGTCTCACTTACTATCCTTCTCCCGCGGACTCTTTCTCCAGCATGGGTTCGCCTGTTAACCCACAG GATTTCTGCACGGACCTAGCTGCCTCCGGCACTAACTTTGTCCCTACGGTGACTGCCATCTCCACAAGCCCTGACTTGCAGTGGATGGTCCAACCAACTCTGAGCTCTTCAGTGGCCCCTTCGCAGAATCGCACCCATCCCTATGGGCTCGCCGCTTCTCAAACTGGTGTATACCCAAGAGCTGGAATAGTCAAGACGACTGGAAACAGAGGGCAAAGCATTGGCAGAAGGGGCAAAGTTGAACAG CTGACgccagaagaggaggagaaaaggaggattcGGAGAGAAAGGAACAAGATGGCAGCCGCTAAATGCCGCAACCGGAGAAGGGAGCTGACCGATACCCTGCAAGCG GAAACCGACCAACTGGAGGAAGAGAAGTCCGCGCTCCAGACAGAAATCGCCAACCTGctcaaagagaaggaaaagctGGAATTCGTGCTGGCCGCTCACCGCCCTGCCTGCAAGATCCCCGAGGAGTTACAGTTCTCGGAAGAGCTGGCGGTCTCGTCCCTGGATCTGTTAGCCGATGCGCCCGTGGCCAGCTCTCCCGAGTCCGAAGAGGCGGCTTTCGCCCTCCCGCTACTGCCGGAGCCCACCCGGGCAGAGCCCACGAAGGAGAGCAGTGGCTTGGAGCTGAAGGCCGAGCCTTTCGACGACTTCTTCGCCCGCTCCGCCCGCGGGACGCCGCGATCTGTACCCGACATGGATCTGTCCGGCTCCTCTTCCTTTTACGCCGCGGACTGGGAGCCCCTGGGGCCAGCGGTCACCGCGGATCTGGAGCCCCTTTGCACCCCGGTGGTGACCTGCACGCCCTGCCCCAGCACCTACACCTCCTCCTTCGTCTTCACTTACCCCGAGACCGATTCTTTCCCCAGCTGCGCAGCGGCTCATAGGAAAGGAAGTAGCAGCAACGAGCCCTCTTCCGACTCCCTCAGCTCCCCTACTTTGCTGGCTTTGTGA